The following coding sequences are from one Candidatus Binataceae bacterium window:
- the glgB gene encoding 1,4-alpha-glucan branching protein GlgB: MAYETAGRSTAEELRRLAALEHFDPHSILGAHLTPEGVTVRAFRPDAERVRLLIDGEERAREMRPRDPVGLFEILVAERRALFAYRFEIDFHGGGKATIRDPYCFLPTLGELDLYLLGEGTHQRPDELLGAHPRNLGGVEGVSFAVWAPNARGVSVVGDFNSWDGRIHMMRSMGGSGIWELFIPELEPGARYKYEVRTPQGPMLKTDPWAAALERPPATASIIYRSQYRFADDEWMAARAARDHLRAPLSIYEVHLGSWRRVPEEGNRWLTYRELAAALADYVGELGFTHVELLPVMEHPFSGSWGYQVSGYFAPTARFGSPDDFRYFVDYLHRHGIGVILDWVPGHFPADEFALARFDGTALYEHIDPRQGFHPEWGTYVFNFGRAEVRAFLYASAQRWLREFHADGLRVDAVASMLYLDYARAEGQWIPNPYGGRENLDAVSFLRTLNEQVYARNPGVTTIAEESTAWPGVSRPTYAGGLGFGFKWDMGWMHDTLNYFASDPVHRRWHHRDLTFGLLYAWSENFVLPLSHDEVVHGKRSLLAKMPGDRWQQFANLRALYGYMWARPGKKLLFMGGEFGQWREWNYDHSLDWHLLAGDEHRGLKTLVRELNRIYRAEPALWEADHEPSGFQWIAPDNADDNVIAFMRIAPSSGRRLICVGNFSPVVRHGYRFGVPRAGYYREILNTDSAVFAGSNVGNAGGVNADAVPFHGMPYSVALTLPPLGVLWFEAPAG; the protein is encoded by the coding sequence ATGGCGTATGAAACCGCCGGCCGCAGCACCGCCGAGGAACTCAGACGGTTGGCCGCGCTTGAGCATTTTGATCCGCATTCCATCCTGGGCGCTCATCTGACGCCCGAGGGGGTGACGGTGCGTGCCTTTCGGCCTGACGCGGAGCGCGTCCGGCTGCTGATCGACGGCGAGGAGCGTGCGCGCGAGATGAGGCCGCGCGACCCGGTTGGGCTGTTCGAGATTCTTGTCGCAGAGCGGCGCGCGCTGTTTGCCTACCGGTTCGAGATCGATTTCCACGGCGGCGGCAAGGCGACGATTCGCGACCCGTATTGTTTCCTGCCCACCCTCGGCGAGCTCGACCTTTATCTGCTTGGCGAGGGAACTCACCAACGGCCCGATGAGCTGCTCGGCGCGCATCCGCGCAACCTCGGCGGGGTCGAGGGCGTGAGCTTCGCCGTATGGGCTCCCAACGCGCGCGGCGTCAGCGTGGTGGGCGATTTCAATTCCTGGGACGGGCGGATCCACATGATGCGCTCGATGGGCGGTTCGGGGATCTGGGAGCTGTTCATCCCGGAGTTGGAGCCGGGCGCACGCTACAAATATGAAGTGCGCACGCCGCAGGGCCCGATGCTCAAGACCGATCCGTGGGCGGCGGCGCTCGAGCGGCCGCCGGCCACCGCTTCGATCATCTATCGTTCGCAATATCGCTTCGCGGACGACGAATGGATGGCGGCACGCGCGGCACGCGATCACCTGCGTGCGCCGCTTTCGATCTACGAAGTGCATCTGGGTTCGTGGCGGCGCGTGCCCGAGGAGGGCAACCGCTGGCTGACGTACCGCGAGCTCGCCGCGGCGCTGGCCGACTACGTCGGCGAGTTGGGCTTCACGCACGTCGAACTGCTGCCCGTAATGGAGCATCCGTTCAGCGGCTCGTGGGGCTACCAGGTGAGCGGTTACTTCGCGCCGACCGCGCGCTTCGGCAGCCCCGACGACTTTCGCTACTTCGTCGATTACCTCCATCGGCACGGGATCGGAGTCATCCTCGACTGGGTGCCCGGCCACTTTCCCGCCGACGAGTTCGCGCTGGCCCGCTTCGACGGCACCGCGCTGTACGAGCATATCGATCCGCGCCAGGGCTTCCATCCTGAGTGGGGCACCTACGTCTTTAACTTCGGCCGCGCCGAGGTGCGCGCGTTCCTTTACGCCAGCGCCCAGCGCTGGCTGCGCGAGTTTCACGCCGACGGCCTGCGCGTGGACGCGGTCGCCTCGATGCTCTACCTGGACTACGCGCGCGCCGAAGGCCAGTGGATTCCCAATCCGTACGGCGGGCGCGAGAACCTCGACGCGGTGAGCTTCCTGCGCACGCTCAACGAGCAGGTGTACGCGCGCAACCCGGGCGTGACGACGATCGCCGAGGAATCCACCGCCTGGCCGGGGGTGAGCCGTCCGACCTACGCCGGCGGGCTCGGCTTCGGCTTCAAGTGGGACATGGGATGGATGCACGACACCCTGAATTACTTCGCCAGCGATCCGGTACATCGCCGCTGGCATCATCGCGACCTCACCTTCGGCCTGCTTTACGCGTGGAGCGAAAACTTCGTGCTCCCGCTCTCGCATGACGAAGTCGTCCACGGCAAGCGCTCGCTGCTCGCCAAGATGCCGGGCGATCGATGGCAGCAGTTCGCCAACCTGCGTGCGCTCTACGGCTACATGTGGGCTCGGCCGGGTAAGAAGCTGCTTTTCATGGGTGGCGAGTTCGGCCAGTGGCGCGAATGGAATTACGACCACAGCCTCGACTGGCATCTGCTCGCCGGCGACGAGCATCGCGGGCTAAAGACGCTGGTGCGCGAACTCAACAGGATCTATCGCGCCGAGCCAGCACTGTGGGAGGCCGATCACGAGCCGTCCGGCTTTCAGTGGATCGCGCCCGACAACGCCGACGACAACGTGATAGCCTTCATGCGGATCGCGCCGTCAAGCGGCCGGCGGCTTATCTGCGTAGGCAACTTCTCGCCGGTGGTCCGCCACGGCTACCGCTTCGGGGTTCCGCGCGCCGGCTATTACCGCGAGATTCTCAACACCGATTCCGCAGTCTTCGCCGGCAGCAACGTGGGCAACGCGGGCGGGGTCAACGCCGACGCCGTGCCGTTCCACGGGATGCCGTACTCGGTCGCGTTGACGTTGCCGCCGCTGGGCGTGCTCTGGTTCGAAGCGCCCGCCGGGTAG
- the treS gene encoding maltose alpha-D-glucosyltransferase — protein MSVNGAKPIGDDPLWYKDAVFYELRVRSFYDSNGDGIGDFPGLTQKLDYLRDLGVTTIWLLPFYPSPLRDDGYDISDYTGVHPDCGTLHDFRVFLRAAHERGLRVVTELVLNHTSDQHPWFQRARRSPAGSAWRDFYVWSDNPERYKGARVIFKDFEPSNWSWDPVAKAYYWHRFYAHQPDLNYDNPALKRAAFKVVDFWLGLGVDGLRLDAVPYLYEREGTTCENLPETHAFLCELRRHVDEAFPNRMLLAEANQWPEDAVAYLEGGKECHMAFHFPLMPRMFMAQRMEDRFPLTDIWAQTPAIDESCQWAIFLRNHDELTLEMVTEEERDFMYRAYAREPRMRLNLGIRRRLAPLLGNSRRAIELMNGLLFSLPGTPVIYYGDEIGMGDNIYLGDRDGVRTPMQWSGDRNAGFSTANPQRLILPVIIDHEYHYQTVNVEAQEHNLHSLLWWMRRVIALRRQFKAFGRGAIEFLSPENPRVLAFLRTWQDERILVVANLSRFVQYVELDLSRYKGMVPVELFGRNEFPPIGDRPYFLSLGPHLFDWFSIQPPRHTPAAVVKAPDEEVPRLEAGTGWESFMRGEGWEMLEQALPAFLPRCRWFRGKARTIKAVRISDSLPLIEERGGAHLILADVEYVSSEPETYVVPLALDTNGDGAAGHHERAIAQLRLRTSRNGTLAGRLYEASSDERFCRALFDHVDRRRRLRGVRGELTASASPRWRELRGTADGAGEMRALRTEQTNSSVVLGDRLILKLFRMLDPGESPDLEVGRMLTERARFAHTPALAGWLEYQREREEPRTLAVLHAYLANQGDAWTHTLSELGQYFEHALANKDRIVELPTKPLADLAAEDGPPPWVVEMIGAYLSTAELLGRRIAELHLALAAAGEDPNFSAEPYSSLYQRSEYQSMRNLAGQVFRTLRAHLEELPEEEHRWASALLANQERVAGRFQDYLKHRFSVVRIRCHGDLHLGQILHTGKDFAIIDFEGEPARTLTERRRKRSALRDVAGMLRSFHYAALSSMLDHLRAGSFSPSVLDALGPWARLWQVWASWAFLKEYLHVAREGNLAPRERDELRILLDAFLLDKAIYELGYELNNRPDWVLIPLLGIGQTLGLQAQV, from the coding sequence ATGAGCGTCAACGGCGCGAAACCGATCGGCGACGATCCCCTGTGGTACAAAGATGCCGTCTTTTACGAGCTGCGCGTGCGCTCGTTCTATGACAGCAACGGCGACGGGATCGGCGACTTTCCGGGGCTGACGCAGAAGCTCGACTATCTGCGCGACCTCGGCGTCACCACCATCTGGCTACTGCCGTTCTATCCATCGCCGCTGCGCGACGACGGCTACGACATCTCCGACTACACCGGGGTCCATCCCGACTGCGGCACGCTGCATGACTTCCGGGTCTTCCTGCGCGCGGCGCACGAGCGCGGGCTGCGCGTGGTGACCGAGTTGGTGCTCAACCACACCTCGGACCAGCATCCGTGGTTCCAGCGCGCGCGGCGCTCGCCGGCGGGCAGCGCGTGGCGCGACTTTTATGTGTGGAGCGACAACCCCGAGCGCTATAAGGGCGCGCGCGTCATCTTCAAGGACTTCGAGCCCTCGAACTGGTCGTGGGATCCGGTGGCCAAAGCCTACTACTGGCATCGTTTCTACGCCCATCAGCCCGATCTCAACTACGACAATCCGGCGCTCAAGCGTGCAGCCTTCAAGGTGGTCGATTTCTGGCTGGGTCTGGGCGTGGACGGGCTGCGGCTCGACGCGGTGCCCTACCTCTACGAGCGCGAGGGCACGACCTGCGAAAACCTGCCCGAGACGCACGCTTTCCTGTGCGAGCTGCGCCGCCACGTGGACGAGGCTTTTCCCAACCGGATGCTGCTGGCGGAGGCCAACCAGTGGCCCGAAGACGCCGTGGCCTACCTCGAAGGCGGCAAGGAATGCCATATGGCGTTCCATTTCCCGCTGATGCCGCGGATGTTCATGGCGCAGCGGATGGAGGACCGCTTTCCGCTGACCGATATCTGGGCGCAGACGCCGGCGATCGACGAAAGCTGCCAATGGGCGATTTTCCTGCGCAACCATGACGAGCTGACGCTCGAGATGGTGACCGAAGAGGAGCGGGACTTCATGTACCGCGCCTACGCACGCGAGCCGCGCATGCGGCTCAATCTCGGCATCCGCCGCCGCCTCGCGCCGCTGCTCGGCAACAGCCGGCGCGCGATCGAGCTGATGAACGGGCTGCTGTTCTCGCTGCCCGGGACGCCGGTGATCTACTACGGCGACGAGATCGGGATGGGCGACAACATCTACCTTGGCGACCGCGACGGCGTGCGCACGCCGATGCAGTGGAGCGGCGACCGCAACGCCGGCTTCTCCACCGCCAATCCGCAGCGCCTCATCCTGCCCGTGATTATCGACCACGAGTACCACTACCAGACCGTCAACGTGGAGGCGCAGGAGCACAACCTGCATTCGCTGTTGTGGTGGATGCGGCGGGTGATCGCGCTGCGCCGGCAGTTCAAGGCCTTCGGGCGCGGCGCCATCGAGTTTCTCAGCCCCGAAAATCCGCGCGTGCTGGCCTTCCTGCGCACGTGGCAGGACGAGCGCATCCTGGTGGTCGCCAATCTCTCGCGCTTCGTGCAGTACGTCGAGCTCGATCTATCGCGTTACAAGGGGATGGTGCCGGTGGAGCTGTTCGGCCGCAACGAGTTTCCACCGATCGGCGATCGGCCATACTTTCTGAGCCTGGGACCGCACCTGTTCGACTGGTTCTCGATCCAGCCGCCGCGCCATACTCCCGCCGCCGTCGTAAAGGCGCCCGACGAGGAGGTGCCCCGCCTGGAGGCGGGCACCGGATGGGAGAGCTTCATGCGCGGCGAGGGCTGGGAGATGCTGGAGCAGGCGCTGCCCGCATTCCTGCCGCGCTGCCGATGGTTTCGCGGCAAGGCGCGCACCATCAAGGCGGTCCGCATTTCCGACTCGCTGCCGCTGATCGAAGAGCGCGGCGGCGCCCATCTGATTCTGGCCGACGTCGAGTACGTCTCCAGCGAGCCCGAGACGTATGTGGTGCCGCTGGCGCTGGACACCAACGGCGATGGCGCGGCGGGCCATCACGAACGCGCCATCGCTCAGCTCCGGCTGCGCACCTCGCGCAACGGCACTCTAGCGGGGCGTTTGTACGAAGCCTCCTCCGACGAGCGGTTCTGCCGCGCGCTTTTCGACCACGTCGATCGGCGCCGCCGGCTGCGCGGCGTGCGCGGCGAGCTTACCGCCTCGGCGTCGCCTCGATGGCGCGAGCTGCGCGGCACGGCCGACGGGGCGGGCGAGATGCGCGCCCTGCGCACGGAGCAAACCAACTCGTCGGTGGTGCTCGGCGATCGCCTGATCCTCAAGCTTTTCCGCATGCTCGATCCCGGCGAGAGCCCCGACCTCGAAGTCGGCCGGATGCTGACCGAGCGGGCGCGCTTCGCGCACACGCCGGCGCTCGCCGGATGGCTGGAGTATCAGCGCGAACGCGAGGAGCCGCGCACGCTCGCGGTGCTGCATGCCTATCTTGCCAACCAGGGCGACGCCTGGACGCATACGCTGAGCGAGCTCGGCCAGTACTTCGAGCACGCCCTCGCCAACAAAGACCGCATCGTCGAGCTGCCGACGAAGCCGCTGGCGGACCTTGCGGCCGAGGACGGCCCGCCGCCGTGGGTAGTCGAGATGATCGGCGCCTACCTGAGCACGGCGGAGCTGCTTGGCCGGCGCATCGCGGAGCTCCATCTCGCGCTGGCGGCGGCCGGCGAAGATCCCAATTTTTCAGCCGAGCCGTACTCCTCGCTCTACCAGCGCTCCGAGTACCAGTCGATGCGCAATCTGGCGGGCCAGGTGTTTCGCACCCTGCGTGCCCATCTGGAGGAGCTGCCCGAGGAGGAACATCGCTGGGCGAGCGCGCTGCTGGCCAACCAGGAGCGCGTCGCCGGACGCTTTCAGGACTACCTGAAGCATCGCTTCAGCGTGGTCCGGATTCGCTGCCACGGCGATCTCCACCTCGGCCAGATTCTGCACACCGGCAAGGACTTCGCGATCATCGACTTCGAAGGCGAGCCGGCGCGCACGCTGACGGAGCGGCGGCGCAAGCGCTCGGCGCTGCGCGACGTCGCCGGGATGCTGCGCTCGTTTCATTACGCGGCACTCAGCTCCATGCTCGATCATTTGCGCGCAGGCTCGTTCAGCCCCAGCGTGCTCGACGCGCTCGGGCCGTGGGCGCGGCTATGGCAGGTATGGGCGTCGTGGGCGTTTTTGAAGGAATACTTGCACGTCGCGCGGGAGGGCAATCTGGCTCCGCGCGAGCGCGACGAGCTGCGCATCCTGCTCGACGCCTTTCTCCTCGACAAGGCAATTTACGAACTGGGCTACGAACTGAACAACCGGCCGGACTGGGTCTTGATCCCCCTGCTCGGCATCGGCCAGACCTTGGGACTGCAAGCGCAGGTTTAA
- a CDS encoding alpha-1,4-glucan--maltose-1-phosphate maltosyltransferase: MSSINRHVIEAVTPAVDGGRYPVKRVVGESCVVEADILRDGDYVLRAVVKWRRRSEARFREAPMAHRDNDRWRGEFPLEHNDRYLFTIEAWTDQYASWERGFRRKAEAGRDVASDLLEGIALIEAAARSARGEDRAALEAACRALRGLKAPRDALAMVSRPEMLERMARLGERWGATEYRPLLEVVADRPRARFGAWYEMFPRSQGALAGRGATLREAERRLSEIRDLGFDVIYLTPIHPIGITHRKGPNNSLVAQPDSPGSPWAIGSPAGGHTALEPTLGSLDDFDHFVCAARRLGLEVALDFAIQCSPDHPWVREHPEWFRHRPDGSIKYAENPPKEYQDIYPLDFDGPAAGALMEELRRVVMFWIGHGVRIFRVDNPHTKPVEFWRWLIAEVQARHPDVIFLSEAFTRPKLMRALAKAGFTQSYTYFTWRNTKSELIEYLSELSRPEVSDYFRPNFFTNTPDILTAVLQQGGRAAFKLRLVLAATLSPSYGIYSGYELCEGAAVPGTEEYLNSEKYEIRVRDWHAPGNINEFIARINTIRRAHPALQQFTNLRFLETDNDQILAYAKSSAGGDETIVVAVNLDPFGAQACTTLVPPDVVGVAPGEAYRVADLLSGDCWTWGERNYVRLDPAVEPAHIFLVVKNS; encoded by the coding sequence GTGTCTTCCATCAATCGCCACGTAATCGAGGCCGTCACGCCGGCGGTTGACGGCGGCCGCTATCCAGTCAAGCGTGTGGTGGGCGAGTCGTGCGTGGTCGAGGCCGACATCCTGCGCGACGGCGACTATGTGCTGCGCGCGGTGGTCAAGTGGCGGCGCCGGAGCGAGGCGCGCTTTCGCGAGGCGCCGATGGCACACCGCGACAACGATCGCTGGCGCGGCGAATTCCCGCTTGAGCACAACGATCGCTACCTCTTCACGATCGAGGCGTGGACCGACCAGTACGCGTCGTGGGAGCGCGGCTTTCGCCGAAAGGCCGAAGCCGGCCGCGACGTCGCTTCGGATCTGCTGGAAGGCATCGCGCTGATCGAGGCCGCTGCACGCAGCGCGCGCGGCGAGGATCGCGCCGCGCTCGAGGCCGCGTGCAGGGCGCTGCGCGGGCTTAAGGCGCCGCGCGACGCGCTGGCGATGGTTTCGCGGCCGGAGATGCTGGAGCGGATGGCGCGGCTGGGCGAGCGTTGGGGCGCAACCGAGTATCGTCCGCTGCTGGAGGTCGTCGCCGACCGCCCGCGCGCGCGCTTCGGTGCATGGTACGAGATGTTCCCGCGCTCGCAGGGCGCGCTGGCGGGCCGCGGCGCGACCCTGCGCGAGGCCGAGCGCCGGCTGAGCGAAATCCGCGATCTCGGCTTCGACGTGATTTACCTCACCCCGATCCATCCGATCGGAATCACCCATCGCAAGGGGCCGAACAATTCGCTGGTCGCGCAGCCCGACAGCCCCGGCAGTCCGTGGGCCATCGGCAGCCCGGCCGGCGGCCACACTGCGCTGGAGCCCACGCTCGGCAGCCTCGACGATTTCGACCATTTCGTGTGCGCCGCGCGGCGCCTCGGGCTGGAAGTCGCGCTCGACTTCGCGATTCAATGCTCGCCCGACCATCCGTGGGTGCGCGAGCATCCGGAATGGTTCCGCCATCGCCCCGACGGCTCGATCAAGTACGCGGAGAATCCGCCCAAGGAGTACCAGGACATCTATCCGCTCGATTTCGACGGCCCGGCGGCGGGGGCGCTGATGGAGGAGCTGCGGCGGGTGGTGATGTTCTGGATCGGCCACGGAGTGCGGATCTTCCGGGTGGACAATCCGCACACCAAGCCGGTGGAGTTCTGGCGCTGGCTGATCGCCGAGGTCCAGGCGCGCCATCCCGACGTGATTTTCCTCTCCGAGGCGTTCACGCGGCCCAAGCTGATGCGTGCGCTGGCCAAGGCCGGCTTTACCCAGTCGTATACCTACTTCACCTGGCGCAATACCAAGTCCGAGCTGATCGAGTATTTGAGCGAGCTGAGCCGGCCCGAGGTGAGCGATTACTTCCGCCCCAACTTTTTCACCAACACGCCCGACATTCTGACCGCGGTGCTTCAGCAGGGCGGGCGGGCGGCCTTCAAGCTGCGGCTGGTGCTGGCGGCGACGCTCTCGCCGTCCTACGGGATTTACAGCGGCTACGAGCTGTGCGAGGGGGCGGCGGTGCCGGGCACCGAGGAATATCTCAACTCCGAGAAATACGAGATTCGCGTGCGCGACTGGCACGCCCCGGGCAACATCAACGAGTTCATCGCGCGCATTAACACGATCCGCCGCGCCCATCCTGCGCTCCAGCAGTTCACCAACCTGCGCTTCCTGGAAACCGACAACGACCAGATCCTCGCCTATGCAAAGAGCTCTGCCGGGGGCGATGAGACGATCGTGGTGGCGGTCAACCTCGACCCCTTCGGCGCGCAGGCATGCACGACGCTGGTGCCGCCGGACGTGGTGGGCGTGGCGCCCGGCGAAGCGTACCGGGTGGCCGACCTGCTGAGCGGCGATTGCTGGACGTGGGGCGAGCGCAACTACGTCAGGCTTGACCCGGCGGTCGAGCCCGCCCACATTTTTCTGGTCGTGAAGAATTCATGA
- the acpS gene encoding holo-ACP synthase, with product MKILGTGIDIIEVERVERALTRPRIGERFRARVFTEREIAYCESRGRPRYQSYAARFAAKEAAMKAMGTGWNRNVGWREIEVVRERGRPPTIVLAGKAAEFARRKNITAFHLSLTHSATSALAHVIAEG from the coding sequence ATGAAAATCCTCGGCACCGGCATCGACATCATTGAGGTCGAGCGCGTCGAACGCGCGCTGACCCGCCCGCGGATCGGCGAGCGCTTTCGCGCGCGCGTCTTCACCGAACGCGAGATCGCCTATTGTGAGTCGCGCGGGCGCCCGCGCTACCAGAGCTACGCGGCGCGCTTCGCGGCCAAGGAGGCCGCGATGAAGGCGATGGGCACGGGATGGAACCGCAACGTCGGCTGGCGCGAGATCGAGGTGGTGCGCGAGCGCGGCCGTCCACCCACCATCGTGTTGGCGGGCAAGGCAGCCGAATTCGCCCGCCGCAAGAACATCACCGCCTTCCACCTCAGCCTCACGCACAGCGCCACCAGCGCGCTCGCCCATGTGATCGCCGAGGGCTGA
- a CDS encoding DUF4340 domain-containing protein, with translation MRLRNTIIVLILAAAVGAYALVVLLGSRPVPPPTLYKVAAKDISHIDLRYPDREIELARNPDHTWRIVKPIKADADQTAIDGLTEAIAQAQISKTVEEKPESLEPFGLDKPSVVVTVTSDKGGALPVLDVGKTSPVGGGAYVKLANSPAVLMTPSDFPGQVTKQVNDLRSHELMTFNMDDANKVMLESSAGGRIEVDKQGGKWRIVAPAQYPADADAVAALLTALANAHIEDFVTDTPEDLSRYGLAKPQLEVSVFTGKDDARHSLLFGLKAADAYKHAIYVKRGSDPYVFSVEDTLIGKVNLSVLDLRDKTVMAFDPAKVGRLEIDNRGKQYALELGKDGKWQVTAGGRSLAANGAAIQTFLDELANLKGDKIVADPMTDAKNYGLDKPTEKISVYGKDGKQIGTVELAQLQSQIQVANPTPTPAADEGAPAAAGKREVKTVMRFENYAHSTAGTPVYSLREADFSQFDMSADQFKPTEAVQPAATPASGKKS, from the coding sequence ATGCGCCTGCGCAACACGATAATCGTCCTGATTCTCGCCGCAGCGGTCGGCGCCTATGCGCTGGTGGTGCTGCTTGGCTCGCGTCCGGTGCCGCCGCCGACGCTCTACAAGGTCGCGGCCAAGGACATCAGCCACATCGACCTGCGCTATCCCGACCGCGAGATCGAGCTGGCGCGCAATCCCGACCATACCTGGCGTATCGTCAAGCCGATCAAGGCGGACGCCGATCAGACCGCGATCGACGGCCTGACCGAGGCCATTGCGCAGGCCCAGATCAGCAAGACCGTCGAGGAGAAGCCTGAAAGCCTCGAACCGTTCGGGCTCGACAAGCCTTCCGTGGTGGTGACCGTCACTTCGGACAAGGGCGGCGCGCTGCCCGTGCTCGACGTCGGCAAGACGAGCCCGGTGGGCGGCGGCGCCTACGTCAAGCTGGCGAACTCGCCGGCGGTGCTGATGACCCCGAGCGACTTTCCCGGCCAGGTCACCAAGCAGGTCAACGACCTGCGCTCGCACGAGCTGATGACCTTCAATATGGACGATGCCAACAAGGTCATGCTCGAAAGCTCGGCGGGCGGCCGGATCGAGGTCGACAAACAGGGCGGCAAGTGGCGTATCGTCGCGCCCGCGCAATATCCGGCCGACGCCGACGCGGTCGCGGCGCTGCTTACTGCGCTTGCCAACGCGCACATTGAGGACTTCGTCACCGACACGCCGGAGGACCTTTCCAGGTACGGGCTGGCGAAGCCGCAGCTCGAAGTAAGCGTCTTCACCGGCAAGGACGACGCGCGCCACTCGCTGCTGTTCGGGCTCAAAGCGGCGGATGCGTACAAGCACGCGATTTACGTCAAGCGCGGCTCGGATCCCTACGTCTTCAGCGTCGAGGACACGCTGATCGGCAAGGTCAATCTCAGCGTCCTCGACCTGCGCGACAAAACCGTGATGGCGTTCGATCCGGCCAAGGTTGGGCGGCTGGAGATCGACAACCGCGGCAAACAATACGCGCTCGAGCTCGGCAAGGACGGCAAATGGCAGGTCACCGCCGGCGGCAGGAGTTTGGCCGCCAACGGTGCCGCGATCCAGACTTTCCTCGACGAATTGGCCAATCTCAAGGGCGACAAAATCGTCGCCGACCCGATGACCGACGCGAAGAACTACGGGCTCGACAAGCCGACCGAAAAGATCTCCGTGTATGGCAAGGACGGCAAGCAAATCGGGACGGTCGAGCTGGCTCAGCTCCAGAGCCAGATCCAGGTCGCCAATCCGACGCCGACCCCGGCTGCCGACGAAGGCGCGCCGGCGGCGGCGGGCAAGCGCGAAGTGAAGACGGTGATGCGCTTTGAGAACTACGCGCACTCGACCGCCGGCACGCCGGTGTACAGCCTGCGCGAGGCCGACTTCAGTCAGTTCGACATGAGCGCCGACCAGTTCAAGCCGACCGAGGCCGTGCAGCCGGCCGCCACGCCCGCGTCCGGCAAGAAATCCTGA
- a CDS encoding Gldg family protein, giving the protein MQRSRAWAGLVAIVFLFFALISYVVGAANYFLLNLILGVFALVLWATSSRETFGTLIGHRATRYGANAVVYSVGFVGLLVAINYILSLHHRRFDLTAERIFSLSPQSLKVVKELKQPLKFYGFVAQGVNPQAEALYQSYAYASPLISYELIDPDKHPELSTKFKVSVMNTTHIQYGSSGTNITDMTEQAITNGIIKVTSAGTKTACYLTGHGEPALDDTGNPNAFGRARRALEGEDYRVKPMTLTDKPGVPDECSVFIVAGPSRPVFPHEVDAVNDFLKKGGRVLVMLRPPQPDEPDPEANLISMVGQWGIIVGDNIVLDRQLRLFAGPALGLAPLVDLYPPPHPITAGFDKRTLWPMVRSVQPAKQTKPGLQPWPLAQTSDTSLAATNIEAIFKEQKFKPSPTDLKGPVTVATAMRANLKQLGIAKSGEARMVVFGDTEFANNENLLQQYNQDFFLNTIDWLAGQTATISIRPRELRASRVSLTASEFNNVFVASVLVLPELLLIIGIAVWWNRRN; this is encoded by the coding sequence ATGCAACGCTCAAGGGCGTGGGCCGGCCTGGTCGCAATCGTTTTCCTGTTCTTCGCGCTGATAAGCTACGTCGTCGGCGCGGCCAACTATTTCCTGCTCAATCTTATCCTCGGCGTCTTCGCGCTGGTGCTGTGGGCGACCTCCAGCCGCGAGACCTTCGGCACCCTGATCGGCCATCGCGCGACCCGCTACGGGGCAAACGCGGTGGTTTATTCGGTGGGCTTCGTCGGCCTGCTGGTCGCGATCAACTACATCCTGTCGCTCCATCATCGCCGCTTCGACCTCACCGCCGAGCGCATCTTCAGCCTCTCGCCGCAATCACTCAAGGTGGTCAAGGAGCTCAAGCAACCGCTGAAGTTCTACGGCTTCGTCGCGCAGGGGGTGAACCCGCAGGCGGAAGCGCTCTATCAGTCGTATGCTTATGCCTCGCCGCTCATCAGCTACGAGCTGATCGATCCCGACAAGCATCCCGAGCTCAGCACCAAGTTCAAGGTGTCGGTGATGAACACGACCCATATTCAATACGGCTCGTCGGGCACCAACATCACCGACATGACCGAGCAGGCGATCACCAACGGCATCATCAAGGTCACCAGCGCGGGAACCAAAACTGCCTGTTATCTGACCGGGCATGGCGAGCCTGCCCTTGACGACACCGGCAATCCCAACGCCTTCGGCCGCGCTCGGCGCGCGCTGGAGGGCGAGGACTACCGGGTCAAGCCGATGACGCTCACCGACAAGCCGGGCGTGCCCGACGAATGCAGCGTATTCATCGTGGCCGGGCCGAGCCGCCCAGTCTTTCCCCACGAAGTTGACGCGGTCAACGACTTTCTCAAGAAGGGCGGGCGGGTGCTGGTGATGTTGCGGCCGCCGCAGCCGGACGAGCCTGATCCGGAAGCCAATCTGATCAGTATGGTAGGCCAGTGGGGCATCATCGTCGGCGACAACATCGTGCTCGACCGGCAGTTGCGCCTGTTCGCGGGTCCGGCGCTCGGGCTGGCGCCACTGGTCGACCTCTATCCCCCGCCGCATCCGATCACGGCCGGCTTCGACAAACGCACGTTGTGGCCGATGGTGCGCTCGGTCCAGCCCGCCAAGCAGACCAAGCCGGGTCTGCAGCCGTGGCCGCTGGCGCAGACCAGCGACACCTCGCTCGCCGCGACCAATATCGAGGCGATCTTCAAGGAGCAGAAGTTCAAGCCCAGCCCCACCGATTTGAAGGGGCCGGTGACCGTCGCCACCGCGATGCGCGCCAACCTCAAGCAGCTCGGTATTGCCAAGAGCGGCGAGGCGCGGATGGTGGTCTTCGGCGACACCGAGTTCGCCAACAACGAGAACCTGCTCCAGCAATACAACCAGGACTTCTTTCTCAACACGATCGATTGGCTTGCCGGCCAGACCGCTACTATCTCGATTCGCCCGCGCGAGCTGCGTGCCTCGCGTGTCAGCCTGACCGCGAGCGAATTCAACAACGTCTTCGTGGCGTCGGTGCTGGTGCTGCCGGAGCTGCTGCTGATCATCGGGATCGCGGTGTGGTGGAACCGGCGCAACTAG